In the genome of Phragmitibacter flavus, the window ACGGGTGGTATGATCGGGACTACGCGGAAACGCGTTTTTGGAAACAGCCGAACATGCTGGTGAGCGGGGAGAAACTGTGGGAGGCGCTTCGCAGGGCGGACCCGGAGTTCACCTGCGCCAAACTGTTCTGGTGGTTCAACATGTATTCGTCTGCGGATTTTTCGATCACGCCACGGCCGTTGTATCCGGCGGATGGTCGCAAGGTGTTTGATGTGCACACGCAGCCGATGGGATTGCGGGAGAAGATCAAGAAGGAGCTGGGGGCGTTTCCGTTTCCGCATTTTTGGGGTCCGGCCTCGAGCATCAAATCGACGCAGTGGATTGCGGAATCGGCGAAGTGGATTGAGGAAAAGTGCTGGCCGAGTTTGTCTTTGGTTTATCTGCCGCATCTGGACTATGATCTGCAGCGGTATGGATTGGATTTTGAGAAGATTGGACCGGCGTTGAAGGAGATCGATGACGTGGTGGGGGATCTGATTTCGTTTTATGAGAAGCGCAGCATCAAGGTGTTGTTGCTGTCGGAATACGGGATCACGGATGTCGACCGGCCGGTGCATTTGAACCGCCTGTTCCGTGAGAAGGGGTGGTTGTCGATCAAGGAGGAATTGGGACGCGAGACGCTGGACCTGGGAGCGTGCCGGGTGTTTGCATTGGCGGATCATCAACTGGCGCACATCTACGTGCAGGATTCGTCATTGATGGGAGAAGTGGCGGAGCTGTTGCAGTCGACGCCGGGGGTGGGGCAGGTGATGGGCAAGCAGGAGAAGTTTTTTGCGGGGTTGGATCATCATCGGTCGGGCGATCTGATCGCGGTGGCGGATTTCCGCTCGTGGTTCACCTATTATTATTGGGAGAACGACAAGATGGCACCCGACTTTGCGCGGTGCGTGGATATTCATCGCAAGCCGGGGTATGATCCGGTCGAGCTGTTTCTCGATCCGAAGATCAAACATCCAAAATTGAAGCTGGCGTGGAAGTTGTTTTTGAAATCGATCCGCCAGAGGACGCTGTTTGATGTGATTCCTTTGGATGCGACCTTGGTAAAAGGATCCCATGGGCGGATTCCGGATGATCAGGACGACTGGCCGGTGTTGATTGGGGATCTGCCGCATCTGCCGCGGTCACTGACGCTGGGAGCGCAGGAGGTGTTTGCGCATTTATATGAACATTGCGCGAGGGGCAATGGATATCAGGGTGTCGCCAAAGGATAAAGGTTTTTAGGCTGGGGTGCCTTGGGTGAGGGGTTCGGTGCCGAGTCGGCGTTGAAGTTGTTCGAGGGGGACACCTTTGGTTTCCGGGACCATGGTTTTGACCCAGATCAGTTGAAGCACCATCATGCCGCAGAAGAACAGGAAGACGTAGCCGGGGGCGAAAGCGGCGACCATGCTGGGGAAAAAGGTGGTGAGCAGGGCGGCGAAGATCCAGTGGGTGAAGCTGCCGAAAGCCTGTCCTGAAGCGCGAAAGCGGTCGGGGAAAACCTCGGAGATGAGCACCCAAATGACGGCACCCTGTCCGATGGCATGGGCGGCGATAAAGGCGAAGATGCAGAGGGGAACGATGGCGAAACGTTCCGTGAAGAAGGCCCAGGAGCAGAGGCCAAGAGAGAGGATGTAGCCGTAGGAGCCGATAAAAAGAAGGGTGCGGCGGCCGAGGCGGTCGATGAGGTAGACGCCGAGCAGGGTGAAGATCAGGTTGGTAATGCCGATACCGATGGATTGGAGCAGGGCGGCTTGGGCACCGAGGCCGGTGAGTTCGAAAATGCGGGGGGCAAAGTAGAGGATGGCGTTGATGCCGGAGAGCTGGTTGAAGAAGGCGACAAGGAAGGCGAGCATGACGGGAATGCGCAGGGGTTTGCTCCAGAATCCGTCGGTGCGGGCACGGGACTGGTCGGCGGCGCTGACGATTTCGTCGGCGAGGTTTTCGAGGTCGGTGCGCGGGGTGTCGGGATTGACGGAGCGCATCACGGCGAGGGCGGTGGGGCGGTCTTTTTTGATGTTGAGAAGCCAGCGCGGGCTTTCTGGTATGAGTAGGCAGAGAAGGGTGTAGATGAGGGCGGGAAAGGCTTCGACGCCGAGCATCCAGCGCCAGGCCTGATCACCAATGTTGGCGAGCAGGGCATTGGAGACGAAGGCGATGACGATGCCGAAGACGATATTAAACTGGAACAGAGCGGTGAGGCGTCCGCGTTTTTCTGGCGGGGAGATTTCGGAGATGTAAAGGGGGGCTGCGACGGTGGACACGCCGATGCCGACGCCACCGATGAAGCGGGCAATGGCGAAGCTGTAGATGTCCCAGGCGAGGGCGCTAGCAATCGCGGAAAGCAGGTAGAGGACGCCAATGGCGATCAAGGTTTTCTTACGGCCGAATTTGTCAGAGGGCCAGCCGCCGAATAGTGCGCCAAGGACGGTGCCGTAGAGGGCGGAGGCAAGGGCGAAGCCGTGCATCGCAGGGCTGAGATTCCAAAGGGCCTGGATGCGTTGCTCAGCTCCGGAGATGACAACGGTGTCGAAGCCGAAGAGAAAACCCGCCAGTGCAGAAGTGATGGCGAAGAAGAACAGTCGCGAAGGCATGGCGGGCGGGATGGGTCGGTGGGTGATTACAAGGGTGGACTTAAACGAAGTTTAGGGTCAAATGCCGTATCATGGCAATGTTTGCCTATGGAAGGTCGTTGCCGTGGCCCTCATCGGCCGGGACAATTTTGGATGAATGAAACAAAGCCCCGCAATGAGACCCTCACCGGGTCGGGAAGGTCGCTATCCTGTAACCTTCAAGCCCTGCGGCGACGAAGAGCGATGAGTCCGCCCCCCAAAAGAAGGAGGAAAACGCGGGTGGGTTCGGGGACGCTGACGTAGATGATGCCGGAGCTGAGGAATTGATCGGTTTGCCAGATCCAGCCGTTGGCCTGCATGGTGGTGCTGTTTTCGAGAATGAGATCGGTGGCGACGTTGAAGGTGCCAGCGTTGATGAAACCCCAGTCGAAAAGATTGAAAACGTCGCCGAGGATTGGGCTGTAGGCGCTGGCGAGTTCGACTTTGATGGTGCTGCCCAAGGTGAGGTTGAAGGTGCCTTCCACGTCGAACGCGTCGTGATTGCCGAAGGTGCCGTCGAGAAGGCTGGTGGTTTGGATGCCGTCGAGCGGATTAGCCTCGTTGCCGGTCGCGCCTGCGAGGGTAAAGAGGGCACGCGGGGCGGAACTGCTGCCGCCGGTGGTCAGGCTGAGTGCGCTGGCGGTGAGGTCGGAGAAGGTGAGTTTGCCGACGCTGTCGCCGCCGTTGTCGCCAGCTTTGAGGGTGCCGAGAACGGTGGTCGCGCCGCGAACGGTGCCGGTGCCGGAGAGGGTGGAGTTGGCAGCGACGGTGACAGCTCCGCTGCCGGTCTGGCCGACGCCGAGTTCGCCGACTTGCAGGTTGCCGGTGTTGATGCTGGTGTTGCCGACGTAGGTGTTGGTGCCGGTGAGGGTGAATCGACCGGTGCCCTCTTTGGTGAGGCCGCCTGCGCCGACAATGGTGCCCGCGTAAGTGGTGTCGGCGGTGCTGCCGGTGGTGAACTGGATGGCGTTGGCGGCAGCGATGGTGCCGAGGTTGACGGTGCCGAAGCCGGAGAGCGATTTGATGGTTTGGGAGTAGTCGGCGATGCCATCGGTGAGGGCCAGGATGGTGGTGGGGTCGTTTGCCAAAATGACGTCGGAGTTGGCGGAGAGGCTGTTGGTGGCTCCGGCCTGGAGGATGCCTTTGTTGATGTTGGTGGCGCCGGAGTAGGTGTTGGCTCCGGTGAGGGTTTGGGTGCCTTCGCCGATCTTGGTGAGGGCGACGGTGCCGGCGCCGTCCTTGATGCTGCCGCCGAAGAAGGAGGAGGCGGCGGCGACTTCGGAGACGAGGGTGCTGGTGTTGTTGTCTCCGATGGTGAGGGTCGAGGTGGTGCCGGTGTTGCTGTTGGTGACGGCGGTGTTGGCGTGGGTGCCGTAGGAGATGAGGGAGTTGATGGTTTCGGAGAAGCCGTTGAGGTCGAGGGTGACGGGTTTGGCGCTGCTGCTGCCGGAGAGGATGACGTTGCCTTTGCCGAGACCGTGGGGGATGACTTCGGAGGCGGTGAGGCGGACGGTGACATTGGCACTGTTGTAGGCGGTGGTGAGACCGAGGTTGTTGATGCCGAGGTTGGTGTTGAGGGAGAGGTTGCCGGTGAAGTCGTTGGCGGTGTTGCTGAGTTGGATGACGTTGTCGTTGCTTGCGCCGCCCGCGAGATCGAGGCCGTAGTTGCCGGTGATTTTTCCTGCAAGGGTGGAGAGGGTGGAGGAGTTGACGGCACCGATGCGGGTGTCGCCGGTGAGGGTGATGAGGGTGCTGGCGTTGCCGATGGTGGCACCGCTCATGCGAATGGCTCCGGGGATGCCGCTTTCGCCGTGGCCGGTGCCTTGCAGGGAGAAGTTGTTGTTGAAGGTGCTGGCGCTGTTGATCCAGAGTTGACCGCCGGCGAGGACGGTGACGGGGCCGCTGCTGAGGCCGGCGGCGTTGTCGAAGCGGTTGCGGCCCTGGGTGATGATGGTGCCGCCGGTGTGGGTGTTGGCGGCGGTGTAGATAACCTGGTTGCCTGAGCCGGTGCGGACGAGGGTGACTACACCGGTGCCGTTGTCCCGGATGGAAGCATTGATTTGCATTTCACCGCTGCCGGAGTTGTTGATGATCAGTTCGGCTGCGGTGTCGTCGGCAGTGCCAGCGGTAAGGATTCCGGTGTTGGGGGTGGCTCCGATCACGAGGTTGGGAACGCTGGAGGTGACCACGCTGCCCTGGTTCCAGATGCTGTTGGTGCGGAGGATTTCTCCAGCAGCAATGTCGATGAGGCGGTTGATGGGTGCATTGGCGTTGGTGGCGTCGTTGCGAACCATGATGGTATTAACCTGAGTGGTGCCTGCGGAGGTGGTGATGGAGGTGGCGTTGTTGTCAATTCGCAGATTGGAGGTGGCTGAAGAGGCGATGTCGCCAGCGGTGTAGGTGGTGTAAATGAAGGAGGGCGCAGCTATGATGTTTCCAATGCCAGCTCCAAGTAGGTCTTTGATTGCCCAATCGTTGCCGATAATTGCCCAACCTCCGAGGATGCCGCTGGCGTCGTTATTGTTGGTAGTGGTAATACCGTTGGAGAGGGATTGGGGGCCGGTGCCGGTGGTGGTGAATTCGAGGATGCTACCGGGAACACGGGTGATGTTTTGCAGATGG includes:
- a CDS encoding alkaline phosphatase family protein codes for the protein MQRTAILNVVGLTPRLIGQATPQITAFVERHRIARVQPTLPAVTCTAQSCFLTGRLPRDHGVVANGWYDRDYAETRFWKQPNMLVSGEKLWEALRRADPEFTCAKLFWWFNMYSSADFSITPRPLYPADGRKVFDVHTQPMGLREKIKKELGAFPFPHFWGPASSIKSTQWIAESAKWIEEKCWPSLSLVYLPHLDYDLQRYGLDFEKIGPALKEIDDVVGDLISFYEKRSIKVLLLSEYGITDVDRPVHLNRLFREKGWLSIKEELGRETLDLGACRVFALADHQLAHIYVQDSSLMGEVAELLQSTPGVGQVMGKQEKFFAGLDHHRSGDLIAVADFRSWFTYYYWENDKMAPDFARCVDIHRKPGYDPVELFLDPKIKHPKLKLAWKLFLKSIRQRTLFDVIPLDATLVKGSHGRIPDDQDDWPVLIGDLPHLPRSLTLGAQEVFAHLYEHCARGNGYQGVAKG
- a CDS encoding sugar porter family MFS transporter — translated: MPSRLFFFAITSALAGFLFGFDTVVISGAEQRIQALWNLSPAMHGFALASALYGTVLGALFGGWPSDKFGRKKTLIAIGVLYLLSAIASALAWDIYSFAIARFIGGVGIGVSTVAAPLYISEISPPEKRGRLTALFQFNIVFGIVIAFVSNALLANIGDQAWRWMLGVEAFPALIYTLLCLLIPESPRWLLNIKKDRPTALAVMRSVNPDTPRTDLENLADEIVSAADQSRARTDGFWSKPLRIPVMLAFLVAFFNQLSGINAILYFAPRIFELTGLGAQAALLQSIGIGITNLIFTLLGVYLIDRLGRRTLLFIGSYGYILSLGLCSWAFFTERFAIVPLCIFAFIAAHAIGQGAVIWVLISEVFPDRFRASGQAFGSFTHWIFAALLTTFFPSMVAAFAPGYVFLFFCGMMVLQLIWVKTMVPETKGVPLEQLQRRLGTEPLTQGTPA
- a CDS encoding beta strand repeat-containing protein, with the translated sequence MTPSRAQALIIALVLGVLSLSTAQSQLYWDTNGNTVYSGNTGGIWGTDNFWTTDANGLSPTTAYTLGSQVIFAAGTDGTGTYTITLTPNQSASGIDFQEGHINIAPATPMVNITGPPASNNFTSVEVLTLTGNGPTVNVQNMDSTITSRMTSAGLVKTGVGKLTLDFGISGNAGYFNLNATGTAPITINGGTLELKGTGGSANQLSADRGIIINSGATFLWNTNPNSISDSARITINTGGVLNTKTNDQIGTIDGTGHILMRSASLNLAQGGNTTTFSGIIHGSGTLQVNGGTGFVNLTNANTFSGTITSQQTNVTTGGFRLGHIRAAQDATLNLANFDVNAQHISFATGIGTFITGALQGTSNLTLEDADGNAIDLQVGNRDTSTTYRGALSGSGGLTKIGMGTLTLTNEQITVNRTNTASGLVTATYVSNASNSYTGDTTILGGAHNPNSGSVNQSNVGTLKLDYNSTDIPSTTTGGNTYSYIVSSSNFNVINSGSRLVLGGGKLWLAGSNTGFLAHQTFNNTHLLAGRSYITVSHGTSATPTVVHLQNITRVPGSILEFTTTGTGPQSLSNGITTTNNNDASGILGGWAIIGNDWAIKDLLGAGIGNIIAAPSFIYTTYTAGDIASSATSNLRIDNNATSITTSAGTTQVNTIMVRNDATNANAPINRLIDIAAGEILRTNSIWNQGSVVTSSVPNLVIGATPNTGILTAGTADDTAAELIINNSGSGEMQINASIRDNGTGVVTLVRTGSGNQVIYTAANTHTGGTIITQGRNRFDNAAGLSSGPVTVLAGGQLWINSASTFNNNFSLQGTGHGESGIPGAIRMSGATIGNASTLITLTGDTRIGAVNSSTLSTLAGKITGNYGLDLAGGASNDNVIQLSNTANDFTGNLSLNTNLGINNLGLTTAYNSANVTVRLTASEVIPHGLGKGNVILSGSSSAKPVTLDLNGFSETINSLISYGTHANTAVTNSNTGTTSTLTIGDNNTSTLVSEVAAASSFFGGSIKDGAGTVALTKIGEGTQTLTGANTYSGATNINKGILQAGATNSLSANSDVILANDPTTILALTDGIADYSQTIKSLSGFGTVNLGTIAAANAIQFTTGSTADTTYAGTIVGAGGLTKEGTGRFTLTGTNTYVGNTSINTGNLQVGELGVGQTGSGAVTVAANSTLSGTGTVRGATTVLGTLKAGDNGGDSVGKLTFSDLTASALSLTTGGSSSAPRALFTLAGATGNEANPLDGIQTTSLLDGTFGNHDAFDVEGTFNLTLGSTIKVELASAYSPILGDVFNLFDWGFINAGTFNVATDLILENSTTMQANGWIWQTDQFLSSGIIYVSVPEPTRVFLLLLGGGLIALRRRRA